A window of the Nibribacter ruber genome harbors these coding sequences:
- a CDS encoding lysophospholipid acyltransferase family protein, translating to MKGISLLPFWVLYGFSTFLYGVLYKLIGYRKKVVRQNIERSFPARTQQEHRQIEKQFYQNLCDVIVETLKMVSISPAELQKRVTFKGNEKAEAYLQQGHQIIAMGAHLANWEIMSAAGNLRFDFPIDGVYKPLSSSFFEAFMVFLRSRFGIQLIPMKDTLRHMIRHKNQPRLFTMLADQVPPYGHIQYWTTFLHQDTAFYVSGDKLRESFGYPVFFVGMKHQRRGYFEIEFIELFPPLQEKIESKQHPVTHTFARQLEQWIEANPSDYLWSHKRWKHKKPAEQAHSPES from the coding sequence TTGAAGGGCATCTCCCTGCTTCCATTCTGGGTGCTGTATGGCTTTTCTACGTTCTTGTATGGCGTGTTGTACAAGCTGATTGGCTACCGGAAGAAAGTGGTGCGACAGAACATTGAGCGGTCGTTCCCCGCCAGAACGCAGCAGGAGCACCGGCAGATTGAAAAGCAGTTCTACCAGAACCTCTGCGATGTAATTGTGGAGACCCTTAAAATGGTATCTATCTCACCTGCGGAACTACAGAAGCGCGTTACCTTCAAAGGAAATGAAAAGGCCGAGGCCTATCTACAGCAAGGCCACCAGATTATTGCCATGGGCGCGCACCTGGCCAACTGGGAGATCATGTCGGCGGCGGGGAATCTGCGGTTTGACTTTCCCATTGACGGGGTGTACAAGCCTCTGAGCAGTTCTTTCTTTGAGGCGTTCATGGTGTTTCTGCGCAGCCGCTTCGGCATCCAATTGATTCCCATGAAGGACACGCTCCGGCACATGATTCGGCATAAAAACCAGCCCAGGCTGTTCACCATGCTAGCCGACCAGGTACCGCCGTACGGCCATATCCAGTACTGGACCACGTTCCTGCACCAAGACACCGCTTTTTATGTAAGCGGAGACAAGCTGCGCGAATCGTTTGGGTATCCGGTGTTTTTTGTGGGCATGAAACACCAGCGCAGAGGCTACTTTGAAATTGAGTTTATAGAGCTTTTCCCGCCCCTGCAGGAAAAAATAGAAAGCAAGCAGCACCCCGTCACCCACACCTTCGCCCGCCAGCTGGAACAATGGATTGAAGCCAACCCATCTGACTACCTCTGGTCCCACAAACGCTGGAAACATAAGAAGCCTGCGGAGCAGGCTCATAGCCCTGAGTCCTGA
- a CDS encoding LLM class flavin-dependent oxidoreductase: MANKKLSDIPVSVLDLVPVREGQTPTDSFKNTIELAQHVEKWGYQRYWMAEHHNFVGIASSATAVLIGHVAGATSKIRVGSGGVMLPNHAPLVVAEQFGTLESLYPGRIDLGLGRAPGTDQGTSMALRRVLRGTVDEFPNNVVELRDYLGDVDPNAKVRAVPGEGTHVPIYILGSSTFGAQLAGILGMPYAFASHFAPSHLKAALHMYRESFQPIGKLKEPYAIACVNVIAADTDEEALFQSTTLYQSFLNVVRGTGKRMLPPVKSMDGLWDASERYAVQQMLRYSFVGSPATVESELQTFLDETQVDEIMVASNIYEPKDRLRSYEILSGMFKKV, encoded by the coding sequence ATGGCGAATAAAAAATTAAGTGATATACCGGTTTCTGTCCTGGATTTGGTGCCCGTGCGCGAAGGCCAAACTCCCACAGACTCGTTTAAAAACACCATAGAACTGGCGCAGCATGTAGAGAAATGGGGCTACCAACGCTACTGGATGGCTGAGCACCATAATTTTGTGGGCATCGCTAGTTCAGCCACTGCGGTTTTGATTGGCCATGTGGCCGGCGCTACCTCCAAAATACGCGTAGGCTCCGGTGGGGTCATGTTGCCTAATCACGCGCCCTTGGTGGTGGCAGAGCAGTTCGGGACGCTGGAAAGTCTGTATCCTGGCAGAATTGACTTAGGCTTGGGCCGAGCGCCCGGTACCGACCAAGGCACGTCCATGGCTCTGCGCCGGGTTTTGCGGGGCACCGTAGATGAATTTCCGAACAACGTGGTGGAACTGCGTGATTATCTGGGGGATGTGGACCCCAATGCCAAGGTGCGCGCCGTCCCCGGCGAGGGTACCCACGTGCCCATATACATTCTGGGTTCTAGTACGTTTGGTGCGCAGCTGGCCGGCATTCTGGGAATGCCGTATGCGTTTGCCAGCCATTTTGCGCCTTCGCATTTAAAGGCTGCCCTGCACATGTACCGTGAAAGCTTCCAGCCTATCGGCAAATTGAAAGAGCCGTACGCCATTGCCTGCGTGAACGTGATTGCGGCAGACACCGATGAAGAAGCCTTGTTTCAGTCCACTACACTGTACCAATCCTTCCTGAACGTAGTGCGCGGCACTGGCAAACGCATGCTGCCACCCGTCAAGAGCATGGACGGATTGTGGGATGCCTCTGAACGCTACGCCGTGCAACAAATGCTGCGCTATTCTTTTGTAGGCAGTCCGGCCACTGTAGAAAGTGAATTGCAGACCTTCTTAGATGAAACTCAGGTAGACGAAATCATGGTGGCCTCCAATATCTATGAGCCCAAAGACAGGCTGCGCTCGTATGAAATCCTGTCTGGGATGTTTAAGAAAGTATAA
- a CDS encoding WbqC family protein, whose translation MPLLTELHYHPSIAWFQKAVLAEEILLESQEHYQKQSYRNRCHILTAQGVLGLTVPVKNGNKKIKITELEIEYEQRWVDVHWRTIKSAYGNAPFFEFYGDYIQAVYERKPTYLFQLNLELMKLYFKFLKLKTPIRLTETYEVDYPAPVLDLRNVLHPKREPDNLDIKEYAQVFGKQFAPNLSILDLLFNLGPEASLYLQNS comes from the coding sequence ATGCCCTTACTGACAGAACTACACTACCACCCCAGCATCGCCTGGTTCCAGAAAGCCGTCCTGGCAGAAGAGATTCTGCTGGAGAGCCAGGAGCATTACCAAAAGCAGAGTTACCGCAACCGGTGCCACATCCTCACGGCCCAGGGCGTGCTGGGCTTGACGGTGCCGGTCAAAAACGGAAACAAGAAAATAAAGATCACAGAACTGGAGATAGAGTATGAGCAGCGCTGGGTAGACGTGCACTGGCGTACCATCAAGAGTGCGTACGGCAACGCGCCCTTTTTTGAGTTTTACGGGGACTATATTCAGGCGGTATATGAGAGGAAACCAACATATCTGTTTCAGCTCAATCTGGAGCTAATGAAGCTCTACTTCAAGTTCCTGAAACTGAAAACACCTATCAGACTCACAGAAACATATGAGGTAGACTACCCTGCGCCGGTGCTGGACCTGCGCAATGTCCTCCACCCCAAGCGGGAGCCTGACAATTTGGACATAAAGGAGTATGCGCAGGTATTTGGCAAACAATTTGCACCTAATCTGAGTATACTGGACTTGTTGTTCAACCTTGGGCCAGAGGCATCTCTTTACTTGCAGAACAGTTAG
- a CDS encoding ATP-dependent Clp protease ATP-binding subunit: MEAKFSNRVKEVISLSREEAIRLGHDYIGTEHLLLGMIREGEGTAIALLKKLGVPMEELKYSLEQATKNTASPNTNITGSIPLTKQTEKVLKITYLEAKIFKSDIIGTEHLLLSILRDEDNISSQTLAKFNVNYEAIRDSLDYHANNPLASSDTDDNDDNDKLFGSSSSKGASSAGKKAGAEKSRTPVLDNFGRDLTKLAEEDKLDPIVGREKEIERVAQVLSRRKKNNPILIGEPGVGKTAIAEGLALRIIQKKVSRVLFGKRVVTLDLASLVAGTKYRGQFEERMKAVMNELEKSPDVILFIDELHTIVGAGGASGSLDASNMFKPALARGEIQCIGATTLDEYRQYIEKDGALARRFQVVMVDPTTPEETIEILHNIKDKYQNHHHVNYTDKAIEACVKLSDRYMSDRFLPDKAIDILDEAGARVHINNIIVPEDILKLEESIENIKEEKNRVVKSQKYEEAAQLRDKEKKLLDQLETAKKNWEEETKKKRYTVKEENVAEVIAMMTGIPVKRIAQKESLKLLNMGEELSGKVIGQDKAIKQLVKAIQRTRVGLKDPKKPIGSFVFLGPTGVGKTELAKVLATYLFDKEDSLVRIDMSEYMEKFSVSRLVGAPPGYVGYEEGGQLTEKIRRKPYSVVLLDEIEKAHPDVYNLLLQVLDDGVLTDGLGRKVDFRNTIIIMTSNIGARDLQDFGAGVGFATKTRQDNVDEIMKGTIASALKKTFSPEFLNRLDDVIVFNSLAKEDIHKIIDISLAKLLGRVKTLGYTIEITDKAKDFVAEKGYDSKYGARPLNRAITKYMEDPIAEEILKAELAQGDVILIDYKEGEEELTFSNRKGEKSDNIPDTSDEISETPSEETTPTDEKSKD, translated from the coding sequence ATGGAAGCCAAATTCTCTAATAGAGTGAAAGAGGTGATCTCTCTCAGTCGCGAGGAAGCAATCCGCTTAGGCCATGACTACATTGGCACAGAGCATTTGCTTCTGGGTATGATCCGCGAAGGAGAAGGCACCGCCATTGCTTTGCTTAAAAAACTAGGGGTACCCATGGAGGAGCTCAAATATTCATTGGAGCAGGCCACCAAAAACACCGCTAGTCCTAACACGAACATTACTGGAAGTATTCCGCTCACAAAGCAGACAGAAAAGGTTCTTAAGATCACTTACCTGGAGGCCAAAATCTTCAAGTCAGACATCATTGGAACTGAGCATTTGCTCTTGTCTATTTTGCGGGATGAGGATAATATCTCATCACAAACTCTAGCCAAATTCAACGTGAACTATGAAGCCATCCGGGATTCGTTAGACTATCATGCTAACAACCCACTCGCATCCTCAGATACAGACGACAACGACGACAACGATAAACTCTTTGGGTCTTCCTCTTCTAAAGGAGCCAGCAGTGCGGGCAAGAAAGCCGGCGCAGAGAAGTCTAGAACGCCGGTTCTAGACAACTTTGGCCGTGACTTGACCAAGCTAGCCGAAGAAGACAAGTTGGACCCGATTGTGGGCCGCGAAAAAGAGATTGAGCGTGTAGCCCAGGTCTTGAGCCGTCGTAAGAAAAACAACCCAATCTTGATTGGTGAGCCAGGTGTTGGTAAAACAGCGATTGCTGAAGGCCTTGCCCTGCGCATCATCCAGAAGAAGGTTTCTCGCGTTCTGTTCGGCAAACGCGTGGTAACCTTAGACCTTGCCTCTTTGGTGGCAGGTACTAAATACCGCGGTCAGTTTGAGGAACGCATGAAAGCCGTGATGAACGAGCTGGAAAAATCTCCTGACGTGATTCTGTTCATTGATGAGTTGCACACCATTGTGGGTGCCGGCGGAGCTTCTGGCTCTCTGGATGCCTCCAACATGTTCAAACCAGCCTTGGCGCGCGGTGAGATTCAATGTATTGGTGCCACTACTTTAGATGAGTACCGTCAATACATTGAGAAAGATGGTGCGTTGGCCCGTAGATTCCAAGTGGTGATGGTAGACCCTACCACCCCAGAGGAGACGATTGAGATCCTGCACAACATCAAAGATAAGTACCAGAACCACCACCACGTCAACTACACAGACAAAGCCATTGAGGCTTGCGTGAAGTTAAGTGATCGCTACATGTCTGACCGTTTCTTGCCAGACAAGGCCATTGACATTCTGGATGAGGCTGGTGCGCGCGTGCACATCAACAACATCATCGTCCCAGAGGATATTCTTAAACTTGAAGAGTCTATTGAGAACATCAAGGAAGAGAAAAACCGCGTGGTGAAAAGCCAGAAGTATGAAGAGGCCGCTCAACTGCGCGACAAAGAGAAAAAACTGCTTGACCAGCTAGAAACGGCCAAGAAGAACTGGGAAGAGGAAACCAAGAAGAAGCGTTACACCGTGAAAGAGGAAAACGTGGCCGAGGTAATCGCCATGATGACCGGTATCCCTGTGAAGCGTATCGCCCAGAAAGAAAGCTTGAAACTGCTCAACATGGGCGAAGAGCTGAGCGGCAAGGTGATTGGCCAGGACAAAGCGATTAAGCAGTTGGTGAAAGCCATCCAGCGGACGCGCGTTGGTCTGAAAGATCCTAAAAAGCCAATCGGTTCGTTTGTCTTCTTAGGTCCTACCGGGGTTGGTAAAACAGAGCTGGCCAAAGTGTTGGCTACCTACCTGTTTGACAAAGAAGATTCTCTGGTGCGTATTGACATGAGTGAGTACATGGAGAAATTCAGTGTATCTCGCTTGGTAGGAGCGCCTCCAGGCTATGTGGGGTATGAAGAAGGTGGTCAGCTGACAGAGAAAATCCGTCGCAAGCCATACTCAGTTGTCCTATTGGATGAGATTGAGAAAGCGCACCCAGACGTGTACAACCTGTTATTGCAAGTATTGGATGACGGTGTCTTGACAGATGGTCTGGGTCGCAAGGTTGACTTTAGAAACACCATCATTATCATGACGTCTAACATTGGCGCGCGTGATTTGCAGGACTTCGGGGCTGGGGTTGGTTTTGCCACCAAAACCCGTCAGGACAACGTGGATGAAATCATGAAAGGCACTATTGCCAGTGCTTTGAAGAAAACGTTCTCGCCTGAGTTCCTGAATCGTTTGGATGACGTGATTGTGTTCAACTCGCTGGCCAAAGAAGATATCCATAAAATCATTGATATCTCGCTTGCCAAGCTGTTGGGCCGTGTGAAAACGTTGGGCTATACCATTGAGATCACTGACAAAGCCAAAGATTTTGTGGCTGAAAAAGGGTATGATTCTAAATATGGTGCCCGCCCGTTGAACCGTGCCATCACCAAGTACATGGAAGATCCAATTGCAGAAGAGATTCTAAAAGCGGAACTAGCCCAAGGCGACGTGATTCTCATTGACTATAAGGAAGGCGAAGAGGAGCTTACCTTCAGCAACCGCAAAGGCGAGAAATCTGACAACATTCCAGATACCTCTGATGAGATTTCAGAAACTCCTTCAGAAGAGACAACGCCCACAGATGAGAAGTCCAAAGACTAA
- a CDS encoding acyl-CoA carboxylase subunit beta: MSDQTTSKGKFEILDRKNAEALLGGGQARIDAQHKKGKLTARERIDLLLDEGSFEEIGKFVMHRSKDFGLDKEYYLGDGVVTGYGTVNGRLVYVFSQDFTVFGGSLSETHAEKIVKIMDLAMKNGAPVIGLNDSGGARIQEGVVSLGGYADIFYKNTLASGVVPQLSGIMGPCAGGAVYSPAITDFILMVEDTSYMFVTGPNVVKTVTHETVTSEELGGASTHSTKSGVTHFSCANEVVCIQNIKQLLSYMPQNCEELPPALPYEAKTDETRDILNTIVPENPNQPYDMREVIEGIIDAGSFLEVHKNFGENIVVGFARLAGRSIGIVGNQPAVLAGVLDINASTKAARFVRFCDSFNIPLLVLEDVPGFLPGTDQEWRGIITNGAKLLYAFCEATVPRVTVITRKAYGGAYDVMNSKHIGADLNYAWPTAEIAVMGAKGAAEIIFKREIAAAEDPEAKLAEKVAEYQSKFATPYRAAHRGFVDEVIYPSETRAKLIKAFKMLENKVDQLPKKKHGNIPL, from the coding sequence ATGTCAGACCAGACTACATCAAAAGGTAAATTTGAGATTTTAGACCGCAAAAACGCAGAGGCCCTTTTAGGCGGAGGCCAGGCCCGCATTGATGCTCAACATAAAAAAGGCAAACTCACTGCCCGTGAACGCATAGACTTACTCCTGGACGAAGGCTCTTTTGAAGAGATTGGCAAGTTTGTCATGCACCGCTCTAAAGACTTCGGGCTAGACAAAGAATACTACCTGGGTGACGGCGTGGTGACCGGCTACGGTACTGTGAACGGACGTCTGGTGTATGTGTTCTCTCAAGACTTCACCGTATTTGGAGGTTCACTTTCTGAAACCCATGCCGAAAAGATTGTCAAGATTATGGACCTGGCCATGAAAAACGGCGCGCCCGTGATTGGTCTCAATGACTCTGGCGGAGCCCGTATTCAGGAAGGCGTGGTTTCTTTGGGCGGCTACGCCGATATCTTCTACAAAAACACTTTAGCTTCTGGCGTGGTACCTCAATTATCTGGTATCATGGGACCATGCGCCGGCGGTGCGGTTTATTCTCCGGCCATCACTGATTTTATCTTGATGGTAGAAGACACGTCGTATATGTTTGTGACCGGCCCTAACGTGGTAAAAACGGTGACGCATGAGACGGTGACTTCTGAGGAATTAGGCGGTGCCAGCACGCACAGCACCAAAAGCGGCGTGACGCATTTCTCCTGCGCCAATGAGGTGGTTTGCATCCAGAACATCAAACAGCTGTTAAGCTACATGCCACAGAACTGCGAGGAGCTTCCTCCTGCTTTGCCCTATGAAGCCAAGACAGATGAAACCCGCGACATCCTCAATACCATCGTCCCAGAAAACCCCAACCAACCGTATGACATGCGCGAGGTGATTGAGGGTATCATTGACGCTGGCTCGTTCCTGGAAGTACACAAGAACTTCGGGGAGAACATAGTCGTTGGGTTTGCAAGATTGGCGGGCCGTAGCATTGGGATTGTAGGCAACCAACCGGCTGTTTTGGCAGGCGTTTTGGACATCAATGCTTCTACCAAGGCGGCTCGTTTCGTGCGTTTCTGCGACTCGTTCAATATTCCTTTGCTGGTCTTGGAAGATGTACCAGGCTTCTTGCCGGGCACCGACCAAGAGTGGAGAGGCATCATTACCAACGGCGCTAAGTTATTGTACGCCTTCTGTGAAGCCACTGTGCCACGCGTGACTGTGATTACCCGTAAAGCTTACGGCGGAGCATATGACGTAATGAACTCAAAGCACATTGGCGCTGACTTGAACTACGCTTGGCCAACCGCTGAGATTGCCGTAATGGGCGCTAAAGGTGCCGCGGAAATTATCTTCAAAAGAGAGATTGCCGCCGCAGAAGATCCAGAAGCCAAGCTAGCCGAGAAAGTAGCCGAGTACCAGTCTAAGTTTGCCACGCCATACAGAGCCGCGCACCGCGGGTTTGTGGATGAAGTAATCTACCCATCTGAGACCAGAGCCAAACTCATTAAGGCCTTTAAGATGCTGGAAAACAAAGTGGATCAGTTGCCTAAGAAAAAACACGGCAACATTCCTTTATAA
- a CDS encoding M42 family metallopeptidase, with protein MRQESFDFLNTYLNNAAPTGFEAPGQKLWLDYIKPYIDEYFVDTYGTVVGVINPEAKYKVVIEAHADEISWFVNYITAEGYIYVRRNGGSDAVIAPSKRVNIHTKNGPVKAVFGYPAIHVRKPEQDKAPTVETIFLDCGATNKQEVEELGIHVGCVITFDDELWVMNDKYYVGRALDNRIGGFMIAEVARLLKENKKKLPFGLYIVNAVQEEIGLRGAEMIAHRIKPDLAIITDVTHDTQSQGYEKKAHGDLHCGKGPVLTYGPAVQNNVLNMLIEVAEKNEIPFQRAAATRATGTDTDAFAYSSEGVASALISLPLKYMHTTVETVHKDDVDNIIKLYYEFLLQLEADHDFRYLK; from the coding sequence ATGAGACAAGAATCATTTGATTTTCTAAACACCTACCTGAACAACGCGGCCCCTACCGGCTTTGAAGCTCCCGGCCAGAAGTTGTGGTTAGACTATATCAAACCATACATAGACGAATATTTTGTAGACACCTACGGCACAGTGGTGGGCGTTATCAACCCAGAGGCCAAATACAAAGTGGTCATTGAGGCCCACGCCGATGAAATCTCCTGGTTTGTGAACTACATTACCGCCGAAGGTTACATCTACGTGCGCCGCAACGGCGGGTCAGACGCGGTGATTGCGCCTTCTAAACGCGTAAACATCCATACTAAAAACGGCCCTGTAAAAGCGGTGTTTGGCTACCCCGCCATTCACGTGCGCAAGCCAGAGCAGGACAAAGCTCCCACCGTAGAAACTATTTTTCTAGACTGCGGTGCTACCAACAAGCAAGAAGTAGAAGAGCTGGGCATTCATGTGGGTTGTGTCATCACCTTTGACGATGAACTGTGGGTGATGAACGACAAATACTACGTAGGCCGTGCCCTCGACAACCGCATTGGTGGTTTCATGATTGCTGAAGTAGCCCGCCTGCTAAAGGAAAACAAAAAGAAACTACCGTTTGGTTTGTACATCGTAAATGCGGTGCAGGAAGAGATTGGCCTGCGCGGCGCCGAAATGATTGCCCACCGCATCAAGCCAGACCTAGCCATCATCACCGACGTGACCCATGACACGCAGTCTCAAGGCTATGAGAAAAAAGCCCACGGCGATTTGCATTGCGGTAAAGGCCCTGTCTTGACGTATGGCCCGGCGGTGCAGAACAACGTGCTCAACATGCTGATTGAGGTAGCTGAGAAAAACGAGATTCCGTTCCAGCGCGCCGCTGCCACCCGCGCCACCGGCACTGACACTGATGCCTTTGCTTATTCTTCTGAAGGCGTGGCTTCAGCCTTAATCTCCTTGCCGCTTAAGTATATGCACACCACCGTAGAGACCGTGCACAAAGACGACGTGGACAACATCATCAAACTGTATTATGAGTTCTTGCTTCAGCTAGAGGCAGACCATGACTTCCGATACCTGAAATAA
- a CDS encoding GNAT family N-acetyltransferase translates to MQLQTPRLLLREFKEDDWHFTNLYEASQEVMRYQTRDVRDAQESQQHVLQCMQESQEDPRTIYDLAIVIKQTDMLIGRVGMKVDYDAEDAALWYLLNHKYWNKGYVTEAAQAMMNFGFTELHLHRIWADCDPRNTGSYRVMEKLGMRKEAHFIENIFIKGEWCDSFVYALLHREWQLANASLADRDFE, encoded by the coding sequence ATGCAATTACAAACGCCCCGGCTTTTACTAAGAGAATTCAAGGAAGATGACTGGCATTTCACTAACCTGTATGAGGCCAGCCAGGAGGTGATGCGCTACCAGACCCGTGACGTGCGCGATGCTCAGGAAAGCCAGCAGCATGTGTTGCAATGCATGCAGGAGTCACAGGAAGACCCGCGCACCATTTATGACCTGGCCATTGTCATCAAACAAACCGACATGCTCATTGGGCGCGTAGGCATGAAGGTCGACTATGACGCCGAGGATGCGGCACTGTGGTACTTGCTCAACCACAAGTATTGGAACAAGGGCTACGTGACGGAGGCGGCGCAGGCCATGATGAACTTCGGGTTTACAGAACTGCACCTGCACCGCATCTGGGCCGACTGCGACCCGCGCAACACCGGATCTTACCGCGTCATGGAAAAACTGGGAATGCGCAAAGAAGCCCACTTCATAGAAAACATCTTCATCAAAGGCGAGTGGTGCGATTCTTTTGTCTATGCCCTCCTACACAGAGAATGGCAACTGGCCAACGCCTCATTGGCAGATAGAGATTTTGAGTAG
- a CDS encoding ABC transporter substrate-binding protein, translated as MGRLVEVPAYPQRIVSLVPSQTELLFELGLGDRVVGVTKFCIHPKELVKGKIKIGGTKNFKLDVIDQLQPDLIIGNKEENYQEGIEALQQKYPVWMSDIYTLEDALDMMDQIGKITQTEGKVQVLISSIKTQFEALQPIQPPVTATYFIWKNPYMAVGGHNFIDDVLTRCGFVNALHHLPRYPEVTPENLAALNPQVILLSSEPFPFQEKHVQEFQDICPSAKVLIVDGEMFSWYGSRLQQAVPYLQKVLQAVRAL; from the coding sequence ATGGGGCGTCTGGTAGAGGTGCCAGCATATCCGCAGCGAATTGTTTCTTTGGTGCCTTCGCAGACGGAGCTATTGTTTGAGTTAGGCTTAGGTGACCGGGTGGTGGGCGTGACCAAGTTTTGCATTCACCCGAAGGAACTGGTGAAAGGCAAAATCAAAATTGGCGGGACTAAGAATTTCAAGCTGGACGTGATTGACCAACTCCAACCAGATTTAATCATCGGGAACAAGGAAGAAAATTACCAGGAGGGCATAGAGGCGCTGCAGCAAAAATACCCCGTCTGGATGAGCGATATTTACACGCTGGAAGATGCCTTGGACATGATGGACCAGATTGGGAAGATAACGCAAACAGAAGGAAAAGTGCAGGTACTTATCTCCTCCATCAAAACACAATTTGAGGCATTACAACCTATTCAACCGCCAGTCACAGCGACTTACTTTATCTGGAAGAACCCGTACATGGCCGTGGGCGGACACAACTTCATTGATGACGTGCTCACCCGCTGCGGCTTCGTGAACGCCTTGCACCACCTGCCCCGCTACCCAGAAGTGACGCCAGAGAACCTGGCCGCACTTAACCCGCAGGTGATTCTGCTTTCCTCAGAGCCGTTTCCGTTTCAAGAAAAGCACGTGCAAGAATTCCAGGACATCTGCCCCAGCGCAAAAGTGTTGATTGTGGACGGTGAAATGTTCAGTTGGTACGGGAGCAGGTTGCAGCAAGCGGTCCCCTACTTGCAGAAGGTATTGCAAGCTGTGCGCGCCCTGTAG
- a CDS encoding DUF4142 domain-containing protein yields MKKYNVWMLNAAFLFGSVSLVSCAQEQTAAQKEDNKKVAQFLQKAVETDNFGIVTGILATDKSKAEAVGDYGMTISNVHAKTSPVLEDLAKRKYVEVKQTLPEEKKTLVANLEKKDSVEFDKEFIDVQIAAQKEAVALYEEADKELKDAEIQSFIDQVLPVLKEHLQEAQDLKMAMATPK; encoded by the coding sequence ATGAAAAAATATAATGTATGGATGCTGAATGCAGCCTTCTTATTTGGAAGTGTTTCGTTAGTATCATGTGCCCAAGAACAAACAGCTGCGCAGAAAGAGGACAATAAGAAAGTTGCTCAATTCCTGCAGAAAGCGGTAGAGACAGATAATTTCGGGATTGTGACCGGTATCTTGGCCACAGACAAAAGTAAAGCCGAAGCCGTAGGGGATTACGGGATGACCATTTCCAACGTACACGCCAAAACCAGCCCGGTGTTAGAGGATTTGGCTAAGAGAAAATACGTAGAAGTGAAACAGACGCTGCCCGAAGAAAAGAAGACTTTGGTAGCCAACCTGGAGAAGAAAGACTCCGTTGAATTTGACAAGGAGTTCATTGACGTACAGATTGCCGCTCAGAAAGAAGCAGTAGCCCTGTATGAAGAAGCCGACAAGGAACTGAAAGATGCTGAGATCCAATCATTCATTGATCAGGTGTTACCAGTTTTAAAAGAGCACTTACAAGAAGCCCAGGATTTGAAAATGGCTATGGCCACTCCTAAATAA